The window CCCCCATCTCCCTCACGCCGTATTTGAACGACAGTTTGATGGACGCCAAAGCCTTGGGCACCATCATCGACAAGGCCTACCAAGACTCTGGCTTGCATCCCGATGAGATCGATGCCGGTGCCGTGATCTTGACCGGTGAAGCCTTGCGCCGTGAGAACAGCGAGTCGATTGCTGCGGTGTTGGCAGAGCAAGGCGGCGAATTTGTGTGCGCAACGGCGGGCCACCACATGGAAGCCATGCTGGCCGTTTACGGCTCGGGCGCTGCCAAACGCTCCTACGATGAAAAACATCGGATTTTGAACATCGACATTGGCGGAGGCACCACCAAATTGGGCCTGGTGCAAAACGGCGAGCTGATTGCCACGGCTGCCGTGCACTTGGGTGGCCGCCTCATGGTGGTGAACGAAACAAATGTGCTCACCCGACTTGACCCCGCAGGTGCTTACCTTGCTCAACAAGCGGGCTTCGATTGGAAATTGGGCGATCAAGTTTCGCGCCAAGATCTGGCCAAGGTGGCGCAGTGGATGGCCGATGCATTGGTGCGTGTTTTGACGCAAAAATTCACACGCGAAGACCTGTCCAACCTGTACCTCACAGACCCCGTAGACGATTGGGGCCAACTCGATGGCATCATGTTCTCTGGTGGCGTAGGCGAGTATGTGTACCGCCGCGAAATGCGGGACTTCGGTGATTTGGGCAAACTGTTTGGTGAAGCTGTGCGTCAGCGCCTTGATCAAAACGCCGTTCCCGTTCCACTTTTGCCTGCAGGTGAATGCATTCGCGCCACCGTGCTGGGCGCATCCGAGTACAGCGTTCAGCTCAGTGGCAACACCACCTTCATTTCTGAACCTGCAGCCCTGCTGCCGCGAAAAAATCTGCAGGTGATTCCTTTGAACCTTGAGCTCAAAGAAACCATCGATCCCGTTGAGATTGCAGAAGCACTGGGCAAATCGTTCCGCAGACACGACTTGGTGGAAGGGGCGCAAGATGTGGCCATTTCACTGCGTTGGTTGGGCGCGCCCTCTTTCACACGACTGCATGCCTTGTCGCAAGGCATCTTGCAGGGACTGCCCGAAACCTTGAAACAACAGCGGCACTTGTACATCGTGACCGACGGCGACATCGCACACAACTTGGGGCATTTGTTCAAAGAAGACGAGCGCGTCAAGTGCGAAGTCTTGGTCATCGATGGTGTCACCCTGTGGGGCTTTGACTTTGTTGATTTGGGCCGCATTCGCATGCCCTCATGGACCGTGCCTGTCACCGTCAAGTCGCTGGTCTTCAATGAAGATCCCCGTGCGCATGGCAAATCAGATCCTGGCGAATGGCATGCCCACGAAGACGGCAAGATGCACCGCCACGACCACAAGAAACCCCATTCACATGGCCATGGGCATTCACACGATCATGGCCACGACCATGGACACGGTCACTCACATGACCACGACCATCATCATGACCATGGTCACGATCACGCACACGGCACACAACACGCACTGAACTTGGTCCACAAGGCCAAGCCATGAGCGGCGTTTGCCACTAAAAAGCGCAGCCCCTGTGCTTTTTTTTCGCACCCAAGTATGACGAATTAGAAGAAAATCACACCATGGATTTGAACACAACATCACTGCTCGCGACGTCAGGTTTGTTGCTCGCTTTGGGCTTCAGACACGGCCTCGACCCCGATCACATTGCGGCGGTCGATGGCATGACACGATTGCGCCACAAAGGTCGTGCTTATTGGAAAGCGCGCCTCACAGGCTTTCAATTTGCCTGCGGCCACAGCCTCACCATTTTGCTGGCCACCTTTGTGTTTTACATGTACGGCATTCAATTGCCCGAATGGCTGGACGCAGTGGGGCTTTGGATTTCGACATTCTTCCTGGTGTGGTTGGCTTACCGCAATTTGAAGTTTTGCTATTCGGGCAACGACGATCACCACCATGCAGGCAGCCCTGTGCAACGCAAAATTT is drawn from Limnohabitans sp. 103DPR2 and contains these coding sequences:
- a CDS encoding ethanolamine ammonia-lyase reactivating factor EutA, with amino-acid sequence MSSEDIKNKHSVQDHQYGADTYHTHDGEADHDHDHDFAGDDPSQESLWRQDNVILHSVGIDVGSSGTQVVFSRIHLRRIAEDLSSRYTVVERTALYQSPISLTPYLNDSLMDAKALGTIIDKAYQDSGLHPDEIDAGAVILTGEALRRENSESIAAVLAEQGGEFVCATAGHHMEAMLAVYGSGAAKRSYDEKHRILNIDIGGGTTKLGLVQNGELIATAAVHLGGRLMVVNETNVLTRLDPAGAYLAQQAGFDWKLGDQVSRQDLAKVAQWMADALVRVLTQKFTREDLSNLYLTDPVDDWGQLDGIMFSGGVGEYVYRREMRDFGDLGKLFGEAVRQRLDQNAVPVPLLPAGECIRATVLGASEYSVQLSGNTTFISEPAALLPRKNLQVIPLNLELKETIDPVEIAEALGKSFRRHDLVEGAQDVAISLRWLGAPSFTRLHALSQGILQGLPETLKQQRHLYIVTDGDIAHNLGHLFKEDERVKCEVLVIDGVTLWGFDFVDLGRIRMPSWTVPVTVKSLVFNEDPRAHGKSDPGEWHAHEDGKMHRHDHKKPHSHGHGHSHDHGHDHGHGHSHDHDHHHDHGHDHAHGTQHALNLVHKAKP